A DNA window from Anastrepha ludens isolate Willacy chromosome 6, idAnaLude1.1, whole genome shotgun sequence contains the following coding sequences:
- the LOC128866909 gene encoding centrosomin isoform X1 translates to MSESKAFESRRLNSSKERSDAEIAGTTTAQLHSEMSSLHEISVIENMTSFLLEHGGADVDSKVLRTIAEALSKRVHDTSPSTLKDVTMEHPYGVGFPCVSLQGHGVSSPPVQGRSVREFEEQMASLRKENFNLKLRLYFLEESVPGYHQSNAEGPESLMKQLIDTKVEIEILRKELEEKQDLLKEAAQAMNHMEQIQKETETKGQAFIDELKQKIQFLEMERDLDKTHHSGFMNDLLGHSDISENVNALQKIRELEGMVTQCEGKMHALQMQNSKLEEIIAKRDEAIKEYEEKVKELAFQNAELLETMENKEKEMATAELNLKSLRLTNAKLKEGNNNLIRVLKITEENYHKEFSNTKVCEKRMREQQDALSKMQLELREKKMQLADKLCELDDAQEELKKLRKSYDTACRTLQQLLQREKSLQDSGSRTLSDSEALQNSAQKCDHEKTIKSLESEVKKKTAALQNLVNNELWQKNREIERLTKFINANTTSPLSPTAVRKNLESLQLQQSFTETDYTKALEHNKLLQRKVDVLNQRLVSERTNDALIEELRREARTARAEADNAETCRRAYAKVFVALSDRLYELAGFLNSLMKNKEVLSFLSTERRRAMRTAVDCSLDLSTSIRESLTIGEQSFEGISNLSRLLMDDEERESCLVSKTHNSQEQFRGRQSFDVLRSENRALRKILDGRRSCGGADYAKDAKERRSLPPFLLDNLSESEAWSEPDRQVSMARIGLEEHATTAAAATAKDSATKQTPPTAETDSESESDVLQQSRTMKLRNQERIAQLEKQIAQRDDRILMIQFQLVEADNNLKKESLRATSLTQEIEQLRHRNEELLTDLISIGGEQSKDGTAMSESSQLNNSLLQRQIDEKCRVIEQLQEERDRITVEARLAEVQVGALKADIEDIKQKYEIQLKLASEKERQHLDELKNELEQLMQQRLKEQERVHKETLTREWVARTTYDDCRTQLTNMQSRYIESERTIEYLTDNEQDLKRALITSEMEIRGLKKQLDESVLQASKVVTERTKLCNEKLQLEKRLMELQQQLSAAGTLQEETKKRVTALERLQQTLNEQIQQSQIAAENRPNASDTSPSGYASDDVQKSSTKRDSNSSPDLGIHSDTGRVSSLEMSHMQRSLLKTVTVPEAASELAANEDTTYSIQDKKHISNLAANKRVQHSLSSDLGIDSDAGRTRSADAKKESPGSAETDDSNTENKMSVANVNTSNANTSGTSGTMPIHDCIKVEQENAELRRKLAQTKRAFEDTYKKLHISNKRKENFEKEVKEQILKTKNTLKYARFHMSKVQPPLNAQHHHQQEQPQSTHQAHHQQTQQQQQRNVTNVDDGDNTTKSSSDAPH, encoded by the exons CACAAGTCCGAGCACACTGAAGGATGTTACAATGGAGCACCCAt ATGGAGTTGGATTTCCGTGTGTCAGCTTGCAAGGACATGGCGTGTCATCGCCACCTGTACAAGGGCGTTCAGTGCGCGAATTCGAAGAGCAAATGGCATCGCTACGTAAAGAGAATTTCAATCTAAAATTACGCTTATATTTTTTGGAGGAAAGTGTGCCAGGTTATCATCAATCAAATGCAGAGGGTCCGGAGTCGCTGATGAAGCAGCTGATTGATACGAAG GTTGAAATTGAAATCTTGCGTAAGGAACTTGAAGAGAAGcaagatttattgaaggaagCTGCACAGGCCATGAATCACATGGAACAAATACAAAAAGAGACTGAAACCAAGGGACAAGCCTTTATAGACGAACTAAAACAGAAGATACAATTTTTggag ATGGAACGCGATTTGGATAAAACTCATCACAGCGGTTTTATGAATGATTTGCTCGGACACTCAGATATATCGGAAAATGTGAATGCTTTACAAAAA ATTCGTGAACTGGAGGGTATGGTCACACAGTGCGAGGGTAAAATGCATGCGTTGCAAATGCAAAACTCGAAATTGGAAGAGATCATAGCAAAACGCGATGAGGCAATCAAAGAATATGAGGAAAAAGTAAAAGAGTTGGCATTTCAAAATGCTGAACTGCTGGAAACGATGGAGAACAAGGAGAAGGAAATGGCGACAGCGGAG CTAAATTTGAAAAGTCTTCGTCTGACCAATGCCAAACTGAAGGAAGGCAATAACAATTTAATCCGTGTTCTAAAAATCACAGAAGAAAATTACCACAAAGAGTTTTCGAATACGAAGGTATGTGAAAAACGAATGAGAGAACAACAGGATGCATTAAGCAAAATGCAA CTCGAATTGAGGGAGAAAAAAATGCAGTTGGCTGATAAGCTTTGTGAATTAGATGATGCGCAAGAGGAACTGAAAAAGTTGCGAAAAAGTTATGACACCGCTTGTCGTACACTACAACAACTATTGCAACGCGAGAAAAGTCTACAGGATAGCGGAAGCCGTACGCTGAGTGACTCAGAGGCTTTACAAAATAGTGCACAAAAATGCGATCATGAGAAAACGATCAAGAGCCTTGAATCCGAAGTGAAGAAGAAGACTGCTGCCTTGCAG AACCTTGTCAACAACGAACTTTGGCAAAAGAATCGTGAAATTGAGCGTCTTACCAAATTTATCAACGCCAACACTACATCCCCGCTCTCTCCGACCGCGGTTCGTAAGAATCTAGAGTCTCTCCAACTACAGCAATCCTTCACCGAAACTGACTACACGAAAGCCTtagagcacaacaaactgctccaACGCAAAGTGGACGTGCTGAATCAGCGTCTTGTCAGCGAACGTACCAATGATGCTTTGATCGAAGAGCTGCGCCGCGAAGCGCGCACAGCACGCGCTGAAGCTGACAATGCAGAGACATGTCGACGCGCATATGCTAAGGTCTTCGTAGCGCTTTCCGATCGTCTCTACGAACTGGCCGGCTTCCTTAATTCTCTAATGAAGAACAAAGAAGTGCTGAGTTTCCTGTCGACCGAACGGCGGCGTGCTATGCGTACTGCTGTTGACTGCAGTCTTGATTTGTCTACGAGCATTCGTGAGTCATTGACTATAGGTGAACAAAGTTTCGAAGGTATAAGTAATCTATCACGTTTGCTGATGGACGATGAGGAGCGCGAAAGCTGTTTGGTTAGTAAGACACACAATTCGCAAGAACAATTCCGTGGCCGTCAATCTTTCGATGTGTTACGCTCGGAGAATAGGGCGTTACGTAAGATTTTGGACGGTCGTCGCAGCTGTGGTGGTGCGGATTATGCGAAGGATGCCAAGGAGCGCCGCTCATTGCCGCCATTTTTATTGGATAATTTGAGCGAATCTGAAGCGTGGTCTGAACCGGATCGTCAGGTATCGATGGCACGTATTGGACTGGAGGAGCATGCAACCACAGCCGCTGCCGCCACAGCCAAAGACTCAGCCACCAAACAAACACCGCCCACGGCCGAAACAGATAGCGAGAGCGAAAGTGATGTGCTGCAGCAGAGTCGTACAATGAAGTTGCGAAATCAGGAGCGCATCGCCCAGCTGGAGAAACAAATTGCGCAGCGCGATGATCGCATTTTGATGATTCAATTCCAATTGGTGGAAGCGGACAATAATTTGAAGAAAGAGTCGCTGCGTGCCACATCACTGACGCAAGAGATCGAACAGTTGCGTCACCGCAATGAAGAGTTGTTAACAGATCTGATATCAATAGGCGGCGAACAGTCAAAGGATGGCACCGCTATGTCCGAGAGCTCCCAGCTTAATAATTCTCTACTACAGCGCCAAATAGATGAAAAGTGTCGCGTCATTGAACAATTGCAAGAGGAACGCGATCGCATCACTGTTGAGGCGCGTTTGGCCGAGGTGCAAGTGGGTGCGCTGAAAGCCGATATTGAAGATATCAAACAAAAGTACGAAATTCAGCTGAAACTAGCCAGCGAAAAAGAGCGTCAGCATTTGGATGAGCTAAAGAACGAATTGGAACAACTCATGCAGCAGCGCTTGAAGGAGCAAGAGCGTGTACACAAGGAGACGCTGACGCGTGAATGGGTCGCACGCACAACGTACGATGATTGCAGAACACAATTAACCAACATGCAATCACGGTACATAGAGTCTGAACGCACTATTGAATATCTGACGGACAACGAGCAAGACCTCAAGCGAGCGCTGATAACTAGCGAAATGGAGATACGTGGACTGAAAAAACAATTGGACGAGAGCGTGCTGCAAGCCTCTAAGGTGGTTACCGAACGCACAAAATTATGCAACGAGAAATTGCAGCTGGAGAAACGTTTGATGGAGTTGCAACAACAATTGAGCGCCGCCGGCACGCTGCAGGAGGAAACCAAAAAACGCGTCACCGCGCTTGAACGCTTACAACAAACACTAAACGAGCAAATACAACAATCGCAAATAGCGGCAGAAAATCGACCAAATGCCAGCGATACTTCGCCGTCAGGCTATGCCTCGGACGATGTGCAAAAGTCGAGCACAAAACGCGACAGTAACTCATCGCCTGATCTAGGTATACACAGTGATACGGGACGCGTGTCCAGCCTGGAAATGTCGCACATGCAACGTTCGCTGCTAAAGACTGTGACGGTGCCAGAAGCGGCCAGTGAGTTGGCGGCAAACGAAG ACACAACATACAGTATACAGGATAAGAAACACATTAGCAACTTAGCAGCCAACAAACGCGTACAGCATAGCTTATCTTCCGATCTGGGTATTGACAGCGATGCAGGGCGCACGCGCAGCGCGGATGCCAAAAAGG AATCCCCGGGCAGTGCAGAGACCGACGACAGCAACACGGAGAACAAGATGAGTGTCGCAAACGTGAATACGAGCAACGCAAACACATCTGGCACCAGCGGCACAATGCCAATACACGACTGCATCAAGGTAGAGCAAGAAAATGCCGAATTGCGTCGTAAGCTCGCGCAAACGAAACGCGCATTCGAAGATACCTACAAAAAATTGCACATTTCCAATAAACGCAAAGAGAACTTTGAAAAGGAGGTTAAAGAGCAAATACTAAAAACGAAAAACACACTAAAATATGCGCGCTTCCATATGTCTAAAGTGCAGCCACCACTTAACGCACAGCATCACCATCAGCAAGAGCAACCGCAATCAACGCACCAGGCACATCatcaacaaacacaacaacaacaacaacgtaatGTAACAAATGTTGATGATGGTGATAACACAACAAAGTCGAGTAGTGATGCACCGCATTAG
- the LOC128866909 gene encoding centrosomin isoform X4 produces the protein MSESKAFESRRLNSSKERSDAEIAGTTTAQLHSEMSSLHEISVIENMTSFLLEHGGADVDSKVLRTIAEALSKRVHDTSPSTLKDVTMEHPYGVGFPCVSLQGHGVSSPPVQGRSVREFEEQMASLRKENFNLKLRLYFLEESVPGYHQSNAEGPESLMKQLIDTKVEIEILRKELEEKQDLLKEAAQAMNHMEQIQKETETKGQAFIDELKQKIQFLEMERDLDKTHHSGFMNDLLGHSDISENVNALQKIRELEGMVTQCEGKMHALQMQNSKLEEIIAKRDEAIKEYEEKVKELAFQNAELLETMENKEKEMATAELELREKKMQLADKLCELDDAQEELKKLRKSYDTACRTLQQLLQREKSLQDSGSRTLSDSEALQNSAQKCDHEKTIKSLESEVKKKTAALQNLVNNELWQKNREIERLTKFINANTTSPLSPTAVRKNLESLQLQQSFTETDYTKALEHNKLLQRKVDVLNQRLVSERTNDALIEELRREARTARAEADNAETCRRAYAKVFVALSDRLYELAGFLNSLMKNKEVLSFLSTERRRAMRTAVDCSLDLSTSIRESLTIGEQSFEGISNLSRLLMDDEERESCLVSKTHNSQEQFRGRQSFDVLRSENRALRKILDGRRSCGGADYAKDAKERRSLPPFLLDNLSESEAWSEPDRQVSMARIGLEEHATTAAAATAKDSATKQTPPTAETDSESESDVLQQSRTMKLRNQERIAQLEKQIAQRDDRILMIQFQLVEADNNLKKESLRATSLTQEIEQLRHRNEELLTDLISIGGEQSKDGTAMSESSQLNNSLLQRQIDEKCRVIEQLQEERDRITVEARLAEVQVGALKADIEDIKQKYEIQLKLASEKERQHLDELKNELEQLMQQRLKEQERVHKETLTREWVARTTYDDCRTQLTNMQSRYIESERTIEYLTDNEQDLKRALITSEMEIRGLKKQLDESVLQASKVVTERTKLCNEKLQLEKRLMELQQQLSAAGTLQEETKKRVTALERLQQTLNEQIQQSQIAAENRPNASDTSPSGYASDDVQKSSTKRDSNSSPDLGIHSDTGRVSSLEMSHMQRSLLKTVTVPEAASELAANEDTTYSIQDKKHISNLAANKRVQHSLSSDLGIDSDAGRTRSADAKKESPGSAETDDSNTENKMSVANVNTSNANTSGTSGTMPIHDCIKVEQENAELRRKLAQTKRAFEDTYKKLHISNKRKENFEKEVKEQILKTKNTLKYARFHMSKVQPPLNAQHHHQQEQPQSTHQAHHQQTQQQQQRNVTNVDDGDNTTKSSSDAPH, from the exons CACAAGTCCGAGCACACTGAAGGATGTTACAATGGAGCACCCAt ATGGAGTTGGATTTCCGTGTGTCAGCTTGCAAGGACATGGCGTGTCATCGCCACCTGTACAAGGGCGTTCAGTGCGCGAATTCGAAGAGCAAATGGCATCGCTACGTAAAGAGAATTTCAATCTAAAATTACGCTTATATTTTTTGGAGGAAAGTGTGCCAGGTTATCATCAATCAAATGCAGAGGGTCCGGAGTCGCTGATGAAGCAGCTGATTGATACGAAG GTTGAAATTGAAATCTTGCGTAAGGAACTTGAAGAGAAGcaagatttattgaaggaagCTGCACAGGCCATGAATCACATGGAACAAATACAAAAAGAGACTGAAACCAAGGGACAAGCCTTTATAGACGAACTAAAACAGAAGATACAATTTTTggag ATGGAACGCGATTTGGATAAAACTCATCACAGCGGTTTTATGAATGATTTGCTCGGACACTCAGATATATCGGAAAATGTGAATGCTTTACAAAAA ATTCGTGAACTGGAGGGTATGGTCACACAGTGCGAGGGTAAAATGCATGCGTTGCAAATGCAAAACTCGAAATTGGAAGAGATCATAGCAAAACGCGATGAGGCAATCAAAGAATATGAGGAAAAAGTAAAAGAGTTGGCATTTCAAAATGCTGAACTGCTGGAAACGATGGAGAACAAGGAGAAGGAAATGGCGACAGCGGAG CTCGAATTGAGGGAGAAAAAAATGCAGTTGGCTGATAAGCTTTGTGAATTAGATGATGCGCAAGAGGAACTGAAAAAGTTGCGAAAAAGTTATGACACCGCTTGTCGTACACTACAACAACTATTGCAACGCGAGAAAAGTCTACAGGATAGCGGAAGCCGTACGCTGAGTGACTCAGAGGCTTTACAAAATAGTGCACAAAAATGCGATCATGAGAAAACGATCAAGAGCCTTGAATCCGAAGTGAAGAAGAAGACTGCTGCCTTGCAG AACCTTGTCAACAACGAACTTTGGCAAAAGAATCGTGAAATTGAGCGTCTTACCAAATTTATCAACGCCAACACTACATCCCCGCTCTCTCCGACCGCGGTTCGTAAGAATCTAGAGTCTCTCCAACTACAGCAATCCTTCACCGAAACTGACTACACGAAAGCCTtagagcacaacaaactgctccaACGCAAAGTGGACGTGCTGAATCAGCGTCTTGTCAGCGAACGTACCAATGATGCTTTGATCGAAGAGCTGCGCCGCGAAGCGCGCACAGCACGCGCTGAAGCTGACAATGCAGAGACATGTCGACGCGCATATGCTAAGGTCTTCGTAGCGCTTTCCGATCGTCTCTACGAACTGGCCGGCTTCCTTAATTCTCTAATGAAGAACAAAGAAGTGCTGAGTTTCCTGTCGACCGAACGGCGGCGTGCTATGCGTACTGCTGTTGACTGCAGTCTTGATTTGTCTACGAGCATTCGTGAGTCATTGACTATAGGTGAACAAAGTTTCGAAGGTATAAGTAATCTATCACGTTTGCTGATGGACGATGAGGAGCGCGAAAGCTGTTTGGTTAGTAAGACACACAATTCGCAAGAACAATTCCGTGGCCGTCAATCTTTCGATGTGTTACGCTCGGAGAATAGGGCGTTACGTAAGATTTTGGACGGTCGTCGCAGCTGTGGTGGTGCGGATTATGCGAAGGATGCCAAGGAGCGCCGCTCATTGCCGCCATTTTTATTGGATAATTTGAGCGAATCTGAAGCGTGGTCTGAACCGGATCGTCAGGTATCGATGGCACGTATTGGACTGGAGGAGCATGCAACCACAGCCGCTGCCGCCACAGCCAAAGACTCAGCCACCAAACAAACACCGCCCACGGCCGAAACAGATAGCGAGAGCGAAAGTGATGTGCTGCAGCAGAGTCGTACAATGAAGTTGCGAAATCAGGAGCGCATCGCCCAGCTGGAGAAACAAATTGCGCAGCGCGATGATCGCATTTTGATGATTCAATTCCAATTGGTGGAAGCGGACAATAATTTGAAGAAAGAGTCGCTGCGTGCCACATCACTGACGCAAGAGATCGAACAGTTGCGTCACCGCAATGAAGAGTTGTTAACAGATCTGATATCAATAGGCGGCGAACAGTCAAAGGATGGCACCGCTATGTCCGAGAGCTCCCAGCTTAATAATTCTCTACTACAGCGCCAAATAGATGAAAAGTGTCGCGTCATTGAACAATTGCAAGAGGAACGCGATCGCATCACTGTTGAGGCGCGTTTGGCCGAGGTGCAAGTGGGTGCGCTGAAAGCCGATATTGAAGATATCAAACAAAAGTACGAAATTCAGCTGAAACTAGCCAGCGAAAAAGAGCGTCAGCATTTGGATGAGCTAAAGAACGAATTGGAACAACTCATGCAGCAGCGCTTGAAGGAGCAAGAGCGTGTACACAAGGAGACGCTGACGCGTGAATGGGTCGCACGCACAACGTACGATGATTGCAGAACACAATTAACCAACATGCAATCACGGTACATAGAGTCTGAACGCACTATTGAATATCTGACGGACAACGAGCAAGACCTCAAGCGAGCGCTGATAACTAGCGAAATGGAGATACGTGGACTGAAAAAACAATTGGACGAGAGCGTGCTGCAAGCCTCTAAGGTGGTTACCGAACGCACAAAATTATGCAACGAGAAATTGCAGCTGGAGAAACGTTTGATGGAGTTGCAACAACAATTGAGCGCCGCCGGCACGCTGCAGGAGGAAACCAAAAAACGCGTCACCGCGCTTGAACGCTTACAACAAACACTAAACGAGCAAATACAACAATCGCAAATAGCGGCAGAAAATCGACCAAATGCCAGCGATACTTCGCCGTCAGGCTATGCCTCGGACGATGTGCAAAAGTCGAGCACAAAACGCGACAGTAACTCATCGCCTGATCTAGGTATACACAGTGATACGGGACGCGTGTCCAGCCTGGAAATGTCGCACATGCAACGTTCGCTGCTAAAGACTGTGACGGTGCCAGAAGCGGCCAGTGAGTTGGCGGCAAACGAAG ACACAACATACAGTATACAGGATAAGAAACACATTAGCAACTTAGCAGCCAACAAACGCGTACAGCATAGCTTATCTTCCGATCTGGGTATTGACAGCGATGCAGGGCGCACGCGCAGCGCGGATGCCAAAAAGG AATCCCCGGGCAGTGCAGAGACCGACGACAGCAACACGGAGAACAAGATGAGTGTCGCAAACGTGAATACGAGCAACGCAAACACATCTGGCACCAGCGGCACAATGCCAATACACGACTGCATCAAGGTAGAGCAAGAAAATGCCGAATTGCGTCGTAAGCTCGCGCAAACGAAACGCGCATTCGAAGATACCTACAAAAAATTGCACATTTCCAATAAACGCAAAGAGAACTTTGAAAAGGAGGTTAAAGAGCAAATACTAAAAACGAAAAACACACTAAAATATGCGCGCTTCCATATGTCTAAAGTGCAGCCACCACTTAACGCACAGCATCACCATCAGCAAGAGCAACCGCAATCAACGCACCAGGCACATCatcaacaaacacaacaacaacaacaacgtaatGTAACAAATGTTGATGATGGTGATAACACAACAAAGTCGAGTAGTGATGCACCGCATTAG